A stretch of Perognathus longimembris pacificus isolate PPM17 chromosome 1, ASM2315922v1, whole genome shotgun sequence DNA encodes these proteins:
- the Lalba gene encoding alpha-lactalbumin, whose product MMPFVLLFLVSVLFPATQAKQLTKCEVPHALKDLDGYGGITLLKWACIIFHTSGYDTQTIVKSNGSTEYGLFQISNNFWCRSSQLPQSKNVCEITCDKLVDDDLTDDVKCVQKILDIKGIDYWLAHKALCSEKLDQWRCEKL is encoded by the exons ATGATGCCTTTTGTTCTTCTGTTTCTGGTGAGCGTCTTGTTCCCTGCCACACAGGCCAAGCAGCTGACGAAGTGTGAGGTCCCCCACGCGCTGAAGGACTTGGATGGTTATGGCGGCATCACTTTGCTCAAAT GGGCCTGTATCATATTTCATACAAGTGGTTATGACACACAAACCATAGTCAAAAGCAATGGCAGCACCGAGTATGGACTCTTCCAGATCAGTAACAACTTTTGGTGTAGAAGTAGCCAGCTCCCTCAGtccaagaatgtctgtgagatcaCCTGTGACA AGTTAGTGGATGATGACCTCACTGATGACGTGAAATGTGTCCAGAAGATTCTGGATATCAAGGGAATCGACTATTG GTTGGCCCACAAAGCTCTGTGTTCCGAGAAGCTGGACCAGTGGCGCTGTGAGAAGTTGTAG